The genomic interval CAGGAGTTCGGTGGCCAGGAGCACGGCGGTGTCCACCTGGTCCGGGCGCGCCCAGTCGTGCAGCAGCGCCTTCAGCTCCGCGCGGGCCTCGGCCAGCCCCTCGCCCTGGTCCTGGCCGACGGTGAGCATCAGCCGGCGCTGGCTGACCTCGGCGCGGGCGTGGATGGCGTCGCGGCGCAGCAGCAGGAGGGCGATGTCGTCGCCGTCGCGGGCGACTGCCTCCTCCCGGGAGCCGGGGCCGGGGTCGAGGACGGCCGCCATGAGCCGGTCGGCGATGCCCTCGAGGTCGTCGGCGGGGCCGGGCGAGAACGCGTCGCGCACCCGTACCCAGCCGGTGTACATGTCGTGGCCGCCGTTCTCGATGAACCCGTCGGTGCACAGCATGAGGATCTCGCCCTCGTGCAGGCGCACGGTGTCGATGGGGTAGTCCTCCTCGCCGGGCATCAGCCCGAGCGGCAGCCCGCCGCTGACGTGCTTGAGCATGCAGGTGCCGTCCGGCATGCGCAGGACGGGGTGCGGGTGGCCCGCGCGGGCGATGTGCAGATCGCCGGTGGACGGGTCGGCCTCGATGTACAGGCAGGTCGCGAAGCGGTCCTCGTCCAGGGTGGTCAGGAAGCGGGAGGCGCGTGCCAGGACGGCGTCGGGCCCGTGCCCCTCGGCCGCGTACGCGTGCAC from Streptomyces drozdowiczii carries:
- a CDS encoding ATP-binding SpoIIE family protein phosphatase, with amino-acid sequence MIAQVLERARASRAELELSRGLRRSMHTAGAALTGLSVATRYVPTGGGLMVGGDWYDSIDLPNGRMAVVIGDVQGHDVHAAGLMAQLRTAVHAYAAEGHGPDAVLARASRFLTTLDEDRFATCLYIEADPSTGDLHIARAGHPHPVLRMPDGTCMLKHVSGGLPLGLMPGEEDYPIDTVRLHEGEILMLCTDGFIENGGHDMYTGWVRVRDAFSPGPADDLEGIADRLMAAVLDPGPGSREEAVARDGDDIALLLLRRDAIHARAEVSQRRLMLTVGQDQGEGLAEARAELKALLHDWARPDQVDTAVLLATELLGNVLVHTDQDGALNATVSGETGTRRLLVEVMDRGDELPHQRTPGELASSGRGLLLLDILADQWGVRPEPEGKTAWFALNEAAPADGGDIPSI